A section of the Anaerolineae bacterium genome encodes:
- a CDS encoding response regulator, producing MGAQTRILSIEDDPEMRGLLQLILERKGYHVSGVKRGELGLELLKSLKPDVLLLDLMLPDIDGWEIYRQMKADKELSTVPIIIISARDQKQDAAAGHQVLGNDRYLKKPFEIDELIRTVCAVVEKQPVN from the coding sequence GTGGGCGCCCAAACACGAATTTTATCAATAGAAGATGATCCAGAAATGAGAGGTTTGCTCCAACTCATCCTGGAAAGAAAAGGCTATCACGTAAGTGGAGTCAAAAGAGGTGAGTTGGGCCTGGAACTGTTGAAAAGCCTGAAGCCGGATGTGCTCTTGCTTGACTTGATGTTGCCCGACATTGACGGTTGGGAAATCTATCGCCAGATGAAGGCCGACAAAGAGTTGTCAACGGTGCCAATTATCATCATCTCGGCCAGAGATCAAAAACAGGATGCCGCTGCCGGCCACCAGGTGCTGGGCAATGATCGTTATCTCAAAAAACCCTTTGAGATTGACGAGTTGATCCGTACGGTGTGTGCAGTCGTTGAAAAGCAGCCGGTCAATTAG
- a CDS encoding ROK family protein codes for MKILGIDIGGSGIKGAPVDIKKAVLAAERHRIPTPQPSEPEAVTDVAAQIVKHFKWKGPIGCTFPSVIKDGVVYTAANVDQAWIGTNGQKLLQKKTGCPVLFINDADAAGIAEMKFGAGKGHKGMVIMITLGTGIGTAVFVNGRLVPNTELGHIEVRGKDAEEWASDRIRKEQDLGWKEWAAQVDEFLGRMEALLWPDLFIIGGGVSKKHEKFLPLLTVKAEVVPAQLRNEAGIIGAARAAKSLVK; via the coding sequence ATGAAAATTTTAGGCATTGATATTGGCGGCTCCGGCATCAAAGGCGCGCCGGTAGATATTAAAAAGGCCGTATTGGCCGCAGAACGCCATCGTATTCCCACGCCACAGCCCTCTGAGCCAGAGGCAGTAACCGACGTGGCGGCTCAAATTGTCAAACATTTTAAATGGAAAGGGCCAATCGGCTGTACATTTCCTTCGGTCATCAAAGATGGCGTGGTCTATACCGCGGCCAATGTGGACCAAGCCTGGATTGGCACCAATGGTCAAAAGCTGCTGCAAAAAAAAACCGGCTGCCCCGTGCTCTTCATCAATGATGCCGATGCGGCCGGCATTGCCGAGATGAAATTTGGGGCGGGCAAAGGCCATAAAGGGATGGTTATTATGATTACCCTGGGCACCGGCATTGGCACGGCTGTTTTTGTCAACGGCCGGCTGGTGCCCAACACCGAGTTAGGCCACATAGAAGTGCGCGGCAAAGACGCCGAAGAGTGGGCTTCTGATCGCATTCGCAAAGAACAAGATTTAGGCTGGAAAGAGTGGGCCGCTCAGGTAGATGAATTTTTGGGCCGCATGGAGGCGCTCCTGTGGCCCGATTTATTCATTATTGGCGGCGGCGTTAGTAAAAAGCACGAAAAGTTTTTACCCTTATTAACCGTAAAGGCCGAGGTGGTGCCGGCCCAACTGCGCAACGAGGCGGGCATTATCGGCGCAGCCCGGGCGGCCAAGTCTCTGGTTAAATAG
- a CDS encoding ABC transporter substrate-binding protein produces the protein MRGILCCFLLLALLLPACNLGGQPAEDTTLKVGLLPILDVLPFYVAQDKGYFEGEGINVELVPVKSAQEQSALIQANEIDGAMTDLQNVALFNRETPQLKIISLARRAYPEYPHFRIVAARGFEVNGPADLAGVPIGISQNTIIEYLADRLLAEYGLPAKQMAIEEVSAIPVRFEMLMEGQLKAALLPEPMGEAALAGGATLIVDDTQFPQYSQSILAFTTDSLAKQPNTVKAFLRAWNKAVADINQDPNAYRDVLIENTRVPPSIQGTFNVPKYPKGEITTEAEWNDVIGWMQEKGLVDGPVPYEDSVDKSFLE, from the coding sequence ATGAGAGGCATACTTTGTTGTTTTTTATTACTAGCCTTGCTGCTCCCTGCTTGCAATCTTGGCGGTCAACCGGCCGAGGATACCACCTTGAAAGTGGGGCTGCTGCCGATTTTGGACGTATTACCCTTTTACGTAGCTCAAGACAAAGGTTATTTTGAGGGCGAAGGAATCAACGTGGAACTGGTGCCGGTGAAAAGCGCCCAAGAGCAGAGCGCCCTGATTCAGGCCAATGAAATTGACGGCGCTATGACCGACCTGCAAAATGTGGCCTTGTTTAACCGGGAAACCCCGCAGCTCAAAATTATCTCCCTGGCTCGCCGGGCCTATCCTGAGTATCCCCACTTCCGTATTGTCGCCGCCCGGGGCTTTGAGGTGAATGGGCCGGCGGATTTGGCCGGGGTGCCGATTGGCATCAGCCAAAATACGATCATCGAATATCTGGCCGACCGCCTGCTGGCCGAGTATGGCCTGCCCGCCAAGCAGATGGCCATTGAAGAAGTCAGCGCCATTCCGGTCCGTTTTGAAATGCTGATGGAAGGCCAACTTAAGGCGGCCTTGCTGCCCGAGCCGATGGGCGAAGCCGCCCTGGCCGGCGGCGCCACCCTGATTGTGGACGACACCCAATTTCCGCAATACTCCCAGAGCATCCTGGCCTTCACTACCGACTCCTTGGCGAAACAACCCAACACGGTAAAAGCGTTTTTACGCGCCTGGAACAAAGCCGTCGCCGACATCAACCAAGACCCCAACGCCTACCGTGATGTGCTGATTGAAAACACTCGCGTTCCGCCCAGTATCCAGGGGACGTTTAATGTGCCCAAATATCCCAAAGGTGAAATCACCACCGAGGCCGAGTGGAACGACGTGATTGGGTGGATGCAGGAGAAAGGTTTGGTTGATGGTCCGGTGCCATACGAGGATTCCGTGGACAAAAGTTTTTTGGAATAA
- a CDS encoding cation transporter has translation MDAQQRERKSLKAVNVGLAANIFLAGLKTGVGVIGHSPALLADGVNSTSDVAYYVVVSVFFRLARKPPDKEHPYGHHQLESIAALIVGAFVITTAIAVFWTAINDIYDLLLGQSDFSGASRWALWVALLTILIKLGLTLFTGRIGRQTNNVVVQALTSDHRNDIYSALAAAIGIFLGQMGLLWIDPLAGALVALVILRTGIEILRDASTDLMDTVPGQTLVQQVKVLLKTVPEVKQVEEIHAHRFGPYLVINLTICVDGALSVAEGDCIACEVEDTLYQNVDFLRRVYVHYHPLKSAQVQPGSSLVHHPV, from the coding sequence ATGGACGCACAACAAAGAGAACGCAAAAGTTTGAAGGCTGTCAATGTGGGGTTGGCAGCCAATATTTTTTTAGCTGGATTAAAAACTGGGGTGGGCGTCATCGGGCACAGTCCTGCCCTGCTGGCCGATGGCGTCAATTCCACCTCTGATGTGGCCTATTATGTGGTGGTGAGCGTGTTTTTCCGTCTGGCCCGCAAGCCGCCCGATAAGGAACACCCCTATGGGCATCATCAACTGGAAAGCATTGCCGCGCTGATTGTGGGCGCGTTTGTGATTACCACGGCCATCGCGGTTTTCTGGACAGCCATCAACGATATTTACGACCTACTGCTTGGTCAGAGTGACTTTAGCGGCGCTTCAAGATGGGCATTGTGGGTGGCGTTGCTGACCATCCTGATCAAATTGGGCCTGACGCTTTTTACCGGCCGGATTGGTCGGCAAACCAACAATGTTGTTGTGCAAGCGCTGACTTCGGATCACCGCAACGACATCTACTCGGCGTTAGCCGCGGCCATTGGTATTTTTCTGGGGCAGATGGGTCTGTTGTGGATTGACCCCCTAGCTGGGGCACTGGTGGCGCTGGTAATTCTGCGCACAGGTATTGAGATCCTACGCGACGCTTCCACCGATCTAATGGATACCGTTCCTGGTCAGACGCTGGTCCAACAGGTAAAAGTGTTGCTTAAAACAGTTCCCGAGGTTAAACAGGTTGAAGAAATTCACGCTCATCGTTTTGGCCCCTATCTGGTCATCAATTTGACTATCTGTGTGGATGGCGCGTTAAGTGTGGCCGAAGGAGATTGCATCGCTTGTGAGGTGGAAGACACACTGTATCAAAATGTTGACTTTTTGCGCCGTGTATATGTGCATTACCATCCCCTCAAATCTGCCCAGGTCCAGCCAGGTAGCTCTCTTGTCCATCATCCAGTTTAA
- a CDS encoding metal-dependent transcriptional regulator, with protein MQTQVQPDSKLQMSEAMCDYLNEIYRLGQGETWVSTTAIAKRLNVSGPATVRMVSRLHDYGLVTHLPYKGVQITLDGQKMALLNIRRHRLAEQFLVDVMNFGWHEVHDLANNLRKGITQDIEDRMDEMLGYPATCPHGEPIPTREGVLPAVNDKPLTVLSLGAQGQISRIKTHEPDKLKYLTEIGLTPGASFQLINRAPFSGPLRLKIGHYEQVVGIELAAALWVLSEDASLKSLATTPPQ; from the coding sequence TTGCAAACGCAAGTTCAACCTGACTCCAAACTCCAGATGAGTGAAGCCATGTGTGATTACCTGAACGAGATTTATCGTCTGGGCCAAGGTGAAACCTGGGTAAGTACCACGGCCATTGCCAAGCGTTTGAATGTATCTGGCCCAGCCACCGTGCGGATGGTTAGTCGCCTGCACGATTACGGTCTGGTCACTCATTTGCCTTACAAAGGTGTCCAAATTACGCTGGATGGCCAAAAAATGGCGTTGTTAAATATTCGCCGCCACCGGCTGGCAGAACAATTTTTGGTAGATGTGATGAATTTCGGTTGGCACGAAGTTCACGATCTGGCCAATAACCTTCGGAAGGGTATTACTCAGGATATTGAAGACCGGATGGATGAAATGTTAGGGTATCCTGCCACTTGTCCTCACGGTGAGCCTATCCCCACCCGTGAGGGCGTACTGCCTGCCGTGAACGACAAACCGCTTACGGTTCTCTCCCTCGGTGCTCAGGGTCAAATCAGCCGTATCAAAACTCACGAACCGGATAAACTCAAATACCTGACCGAGATTGGTTTGACGCCTGGCGCATCTTTTCAATTGATCAATCGCGCTCCATTTAGTGGCCCCCTTCGTTTAAAGATTGGTCACTATGAACAGGTTGTTGGTATAGAATTGGCTGCCGCGTTGTGGGTCCTGAGTGAGGACGCCTCATTGAAATCCTTAGCCACGACACCCCCTCAGTGA
- a CDS encoding LysM peptidoglycan-binding domain-containing protein, with amino-acid sequence MPTPKFYSLILFILIFTLTGCELSRNNQTSDLEAVGEPPTPTLASLGVDSADLPVEATPIPTIINVQPTATESLLGEGQAADSPLETLAPTSQPVNLGVTPAANNQAAAASANTEAIAPETFTPPVAEKASAEESPIIVNATSTELPDSGPIAANPPAAEVGGNYGSIANDGPYVVQAGDTLFSISMRYGMSVEEFMYANGLTSDMIYAGQVLTIPGSSGAYGPPTQPVYESQPIYAPMQPGNDGYHVVSTGETLFSIAQRYGSSVEAIAGANGLVYPYLIYEGQSLILPAYGLYPAAPPADGGYYAPPVDNGYYYGTQEPAYPLPPDGYYQPQEAYPAPGGVAGTHTVVPGETLYSIANRYGTTAQAIATANGLSNPNQIYVGQVLYLP; translated from the coding sequence ATGCCTACGCCCAAGTTTTATTCACTCATCTTGTTCATTCTCATTTTTACTCTCACTGGCTGTGAACTGAGCCGAAACAATCAAACCTCAGACCTGGAAGCTGTAGGAGAACCGCCTACTCCCACCCTGGCCTCCCTGGGAGTGGACAGTGCCGACCTGCCGGTCGAAGCCACACCCATTCCCACCATCATCAATGTGCAGCCAACCGCCACCGAATCTTTGCTGGGAGAGGGACAAGCGGCCGATAGTCCGCTTGAAACACTTGCGCCTACCAGCCAACCTGTTAACCTGGGGGTCACCCCGGCAGCCAATAACCAGGCTGCAGCAGCCTCTGCCAATACCGAGGCGATTGCGCCCGAGACTTTTACCCCGCCTGTGGCCGAAAAGGCCAGCGCCGAGGAGTCGCCCATTATTGTTAATGCCACCTCTACCGAACTTCCTGACAGCGGCCCCATTGCGGCTAACCCTCCGGCTGCCGAAGTAGGCGGTAACTATGGCTCAATAGCCAATGACGGCCCCTACGTTGTTCAGGCCGGCGACACCCTGTTTAGCATCAGCATGCGCTATGGGATGTCGGTGGAAGAATTTATGTATGCCAATGGTTTAACCTCTGATATGATTTATGCGGGCCAGGTTTTGACAATCCCCGGCAGTAGTGGCGCTTACGGCCCCCCCACCCAACCTGTTTATGAGTCGCAACCTATATATGCTCCCATGCAACCCGGTAACGACGGCTATCACGTTGTTTCCACCGGAGAAACTTTGTTTAGCATTGCGCAAAGGTATGGCTCTTCCGTTGAGGCTATTGCCGGGGCAAATGGCCTGGTCTATCCTTACCTTATTTACGAAGGCCAATCCTTGATCCTTCCAGCCTATGGTCTTTATCCGGCTGCGCCGCCGGCAGATGGCGGCTATTATGCCCCTCCAGTAGATAATGGATATTATTATGGAACTCAAGAGCCAGCCTATCCGCTTCCTCCTGATGGCTATTACCAGCCCCAAGAGGCATATCCTGCCCCTGGCGGTGTTGCCGGCACGCACACGGTTGTTCCCGGCGAAACCCTATACTCCATTGCCAACCGCTACGGTACAACGGCCCAGGCTATTGCCACGGCCAACGGCCTGTCTAACCCCAATCAAATTTATGTGGGCCAGGTGCTTTACCTGCCCTAG
- a CDS encoding LacI family DNA-binding transcriptional regulator, which produces MKQRLSSGLKNTEDVTLKDIAAAVGKSVAAVSRALNDYDDISEETREQVKRVAREMGYSPNLMAQRLQKRTTDTLGFVLPVLSPRDANPFFSELLAGLASEAAEHGFDLLVSTCVPGPDEKQAYQRLVNGRVDGMIVARPRCQDKRLELLLKKQIAFIVVGNINLSRDILTITDDVAEGARLAVEHVIEQGHKQIALINSPPDLVFSIDFLAGYRRAMTKAGLPVNEDFLEQSDFTQKDGYRAAQILLSKPNIPTAIVAADDMIALGAMAAAQDQGFEIGHDLVVTGYGDALLGEYAQPPLTTVHRPTYTLGQQAARMLIARLRGETLEKEYVIVKPSLVIRQSSDLALWL; this is translated from the coding sequence ATGAAACAACGCCTGTCATCTGGCCTAAAAAACACCGAGGATGTAACTCTCAAAGATATAGCCGCGGCAGTTGGCAAATCCGTGGCTGCCGTTTCCCGGGCCTTAAATGATTACGACGATATAAGCGAAGAAACACGGGAGCAGGTTAAGCGTGTAGCCCGCGAGATGGGCTATTCCCCTAACCTGATGGCCCAACGCTTACAAAAGCGAACCACCGATACCCTGGGTTTTGTTCTGCCGGTTCTTTCGCCCAGAGATGCGAACCCTTTCTTTAGTGAACTTTTAGCCGGCCTGGCCAGTGAAGCCGCCGAACATGGTTTTGATTTGTTGGTTTCCACGTGCGTGCCCGGCCCAGATGAAAAACAAGCCTACCAACGCCTGGTCAATGGGCGGGTAGATGGAATGATTGTGGCGCGGCCTCGTTGCCAGGACAAGCGCCTTGAATTGCTCCTTAAAAAACAGATCGCTTTCATTGTGGTGGGCAATATCAACTTATCCCGCGATATTCTCACCATTACCGACGATGTGGCCGAAGGGGCCAGACTGGCGGTGGAGCACGTGATTGAACAAGGGCACAAACAAATTGCCCTGATCAACTCGCCGCCTGACCTGGTTTTTTCAATAGATTTCCTGGCCGGATATCGTCGGGCAATGACAAAGGCCGGCCTGCCCGTGAACGAGGATTTTTTAGAGCAAAGTGACTTTACCCAAAAAGACGGGTATCGCGCCGCGCAAATTTTGTTAAGTAAGCCCAATATCCCCACCGCCATTGTGGCGGCAGATGATATGATTGCCCTGGGCGCGATGGCCGCCGCCCAAGATCAAGGTTTTGAAATTGGTCACGATCTGGTGGTTACCGGTTATGGAGATGCCCTTTTGGGAGAGTACGCACAACCTCCCTTGACCACCGTTCATCGGCCCACCTATACGTTGGGACAACAAGCAGCCCGCATGTTAATTGCGCGCTTGCGGGGAGAAACTTTGGAAAAGGAATACGTGATCGTCAAGCCGTCGCTGGTCATTCGCCAATCAAGCGATTTGGCTTTGTGGTTATAA
- a CDS encoding ABC transporter ATP-binding protein, translating to MAKVRYENMTKAWGDVVGVNNLTLEIPDKEFLVLVGPSGCGKSTALRCLAGLEEITAGNIYIGDRVVNDIPPKDRDIAMVFQSYALYPHMTVYDNMAFGLKLRKTPKTEINKRVQEAAQILGITQLLDRKPKQMSGGQRQRVALGRAIVRNPAVFLLDEPLSNLDAKLRVQTRAEISKLHQRLGTTFIYVTHDQVEALTMADRIAVLRDGVLQQVDTPQHLYDHPGNIFVAGFIGSPAMNFYTGTVTGSVDEMYVDSGPIRIRLSQAQVEQLGQENIGREVVFGVRPEDIHHPQYVPAGVNEQAFECTVDVTELMGNEIFVYLIAGDDQNFIARVDPRSDLRPGDKVNIVFNGDKVHVFDRSTEKLIATPQN from the coding sequence ATGGCAAAAGTTAGATATGAAAACATGACCAAAGCGTGGGGGGATGTGGTGGGGGTTAATAACTTAACCCTGGAGATCCCCGACAAAGAGTTTCTGGTGTTGGTTGGCCCTTCGGGCTGCGGTAAATCTACCGCTTTGCGCTGCCTGGCCGGTTTGGAAGAGATTACGGCCGGCAATATTTACATCGGTGACCGGGTAGTCAATGACATTCCACCCAAAGACCGGGACATCGCCATGGTCTTCCAGAGCTATGCGCTCTATCCCCACATGACCGTGTACGACAACATGGCATTTGGCCTCAAGCTGCGCAAAACGCCTAAAACAGAGATCAACAAGCGAGTGCAAGAAGCGGCCCAAATTTTGGGCATTACCCAATTGCTCGACCGCAAACCCAAACAAATGTCCGGCGGCCAGCGGCAGCGGGTGGCCCTGGGCCGGGCCATTGTGCGTAATCCGGCCGTGTTCCTGCTCGATGAGCCGCTCTCTAACCTGGATGCGAAACTGCGCGTGCAAACCCGCGCCGAAATCTCCAAGCTGCACCAACGCCTGGGCACCACCTTTATCTACGTTACCCACGACCAGGTTGAGGCGCTAACTATGGCCGACCGCATTGCCGTGCTGCGCGATGGGGTACTCCAGCAGGTTGACACTCCGCAACATTTGTACGACCATCCGGGTAACATTTTTGTGGCCGGCTTTATTGGCTCACCGGCCATGAACTTCTACACCGGCACCGTTACCGGCTCCGTTGACGAAATGTACGTTGACTCCGGTCCCATCCGCATCCGCCTGTCGCAAGCCCAGGTTGAACAACTTGGTCAGGAAAATATTGGCCGAGAAGTTGTCTTTGGCGTTCGCCCCGAAGATATTCATCACCCGCAATATGTTCCGGCCGGCGTGAATGAACAGGCCTTTGAATGTACCGTGGACGTGACCGAGTTGATGGGCAACGAAATTTTTGTTTACCTGATTGCCGGCGACGACCAGAACTTCATCGCCCGCGTTGACCCGCGCTCCGATTTGCGCCCCGGCGATAAGGTCAACATCGTCTTCAACGGCGACAAAGTACACGTTTTTGACCGCTCAACCGAGAAGCTGATCGCCACCCCGCAGAATTAA
- a CDS encoding 2,3-bisphosphoglycerate-independent phosphoglycerate mutase produces the protein MLVTLIIMDGWGLNPRRDYNAIALANTPYFDYIWNNWPSATLEASGEAVGLPPGQMGNSEVGHMNLGAGRIVPQDLTYINGLISNGEFYRNKALLEAITHALEHNSNLHLIGLLSDGGVHSHQNHLYALLELAKEKKLDRVFVHALLDGRDTPPRSGAGYLRQLEEQFARIGCGKIATIAGRYYSMDRDKRWDRTKLGYAAMVYGQGKQATGAAQAIAASYADEVSDEFVLPVVLIDQQNNPIATINDNDAIIFFNFRADRARQMTQALMEPDFAGFEFTQGRPQNLKMTTFMPYYDHQQPDYAFEVPEPTNGLAEFLSSLGKKQFHSAETEKYAHVTYFFNGGREEPFPGEDRALVPSPKVATYDLQPEMSARGITEKVVAAVRSGQYDFVLVNFANPDMVGHTGFLDKAMIAAEAVDDCARQVVEATVSMGGVALVTADHGNSDQMLDYDTGKPHTAHTTNLVPFIYVAGQKPDWRLANGILGNVAPTVLALMGLEKPTEMSCGSLIREQS, from the coding sequence ATGTTAGTAACCCTAATTATTATGGATGGCTGGGGCTTGAATCCCCGCCGAGATTATAACGCCATTGCCCTGGCCAATACCCCTTACTTTGATTACATCTGGAACAATTGGCCAAGCGCCACCCTGGAAGCCTCCGGCGAAGCTGTTGGTTTGCCACCCGGCCAGATGGGCAACTCCGAAGTGGGGCACATGAACCTTGGCGCCGGGCGCATTGTGCCGCAGGATTTAACCTATATCAACGGCTTGATTTCTAACGGCGAGTTTTACCGGAACAAAGCCTTACTTGAGGCTATTACGCACGCCCTGGAGCATAATAGCAACCTCCATTTAATCGGCTTGCTTTCTGACGGAGGGGTGCATAGCCATCAAAATCATTTATATGCCTTGTTAGAACTGGCCAAAGAGAAAAAACTGGATCGCGTTTTTGTGCATGCCCTGCTCGATGGGCGGGACACGCCGCCCAGAAGCGGCGCAGGGTATCTCCGGCAGCTTGAGGAGCAATTTGCCCGGATTGGCTGCGGTAAAATTGCCACCATTGCCGGGCGATACTATTCAATGGACCGTGACAAACGTTGGGACCGCACCAAATTGGGCTATGCGGCCATGGTTTACGGGCAAGGCAAACAGGCTACCGGCGCGGCCCAAGCCATTGCCGCCTCTTACGCCGATGAGGTGAGCGATGAGTTTGTGCTGCCGGTGGTTTTGATTGACCAGCAAAACAACCCCATCGCCACCATTAATGATAACGACGCCATCATCTTTTTTAACTTCCGGGCCGACCGGGCCAGGCAAATGACCCAGGCCTTAATGGAACCGGATTTTGCCGGTTTTGAGTTTACCCAGGGCCGCCCCCAGAATCTAAAGATGACCACGTTTATGCCCTACTACGATCACCAACAACCGGACTATGCTTTTGAAGTGCCTGAACCTACCAATGGTTTGGCCGAGTTTTTATCAAGTTTGGGCAAAAAACAATTCCACAGCGCCGAAACAGAAAAATACGCTCACGTTACCTATTTCTTCAACGGTGGCCGCGAAGAGCCGTTTCCCGGCGAAGACCGGGCTTTGGTGCCGTCGCCCAAAGTAGCCACCTACGATTTGCAGCCGGAAATGAGCGCGCGCGGCATCACCGAAAAAGTGGTGGCAGCCGTCAGGTCGGGCCAATACGATTTTGTGCTGGTCAATTTTGCCAATCCCGACATGGTGGGCCACACCGGCTTTTTGGACAAAGCCATGATTGCCGCCGAAGCTGTAGATGACTGTGCGCGCCAGGTGGTTGAGGCGACCGTGAGCATGGGCGGCGTAGCCCTGGTTACTGCCGATCATGGCAACTCTGACCAGATGCTTGACTACGACACCGGCAAACCGCATACGGCCCATACTACCAACCTGGTGCCCTTCATTTACGTGGCCGGGCAAAAACCGGATTGGCGTTTAGCCAACGGCATTTTGGGAAACGTAGCGCCCACCGTGCTGGCCTTGATGGGGTTGGAGAAGCCAACAGAAATGAGCTGCGGCTCGTTAATTAGAGAGCAATCCTGA
- a CDS encoding cold-shock protein: protein MTDRDTGIVKWFNATKGFGFIERSSGGDVFVHYSAISGTGYRSLNEGQRVEFTVVEGQKGPQAQDVVLV from the coding sequence ATGACCGACCGTGATACCGGCATTGTCAAGTGGTTCAATGCAACCAAAGGGTTTGGTTTTATTGAACGCAGTAGCGGTGGCGATGTTTTTGTTCACTATAGCGCTATTAGCGGCACAGGCTACCGTTCGTTGAACGAAGGACAGCGGGTAGAATTTACCGTTGTCGAGGGCCAAAAAGGCCCCCAGGCCCAAGATGTTGTGTTAGTCTAA